In Rhodamnia argentea isolate NSW1041297 chromosome 11, ASM2092103v1, whole genome shotgun sequence, one genomic interval encodes:
- the LOC115739401 gene encoding protein SRG1-like isoform X2, with translation MDKDESPESTATVAVNLGRSIIVPSVQELAREPIVNLPPRYVRCSDQDPPLVSGDASESVPVVDVQRLARGDPLELEKLHSACKDWGFFQVLNHGVSVPLLEEFKQEIESFFDLPYEEKQKLWQQPENHEGFGQLFVVSEEQKLDWSDMFYITTLPLGLRKANLFEKLPENLRDKLEAYSLELKKLALSILGHMARALKMNAEEMRELFGDGVQAMRMNYYPPCPEPDMAIGFTPHSDAVALTILLQLNETEGLQIRKEGRWVPVKPLHNAFVVNVGDIMEIVSNGIYRSIEHRATVNSTKERLSIATFYSCRLDTVLGPAPSLVSSDNPAIFRQVPMEAYFKEFFNRKLNGKSYLDFMRTAGAL, from the exons ATGGACAAAGACGAGTCACCAGAATCAACGGCTACGGTTGCGGTCAACTTGGGGAG GTCAATCATAGTACCCAGCGTGCAGGAGCTGGCGAGGGAGCCCATCGTCAACCTCCCGCCTCGGTACGTGCGCTGCTCCGATCAGGACCCTCCGCTCGTCTCCGGCGATGCTTCCGAGTCCGTCCCCGTCGTCGATGTTCAACGCTTGGCTCGCGGAGATCCGCTGGAGCTGGAGAAATTGCACTCCGCTTGCAAAGACTGGGGATTTTTCCAG GTCTTAAATCATGGAGTTAGCGTGCCGTTGCTGGAGGAATTCAAACAGGAAATTGAGAGTTTCTTTGACCTTCCTTatgaagaaaagcaaaagctGTGGCAACAACCGGAGAACCACGAAGGGTTCGGGCAGCTCTTTGTGGTGTCGGAGGAGCAGAAGCTAGACTGGTCGGACATGTTCTACATAACCACCCTGCCTCTCGGTCTGCGGAAGGCTAATCTATTCGAGAAGCTTCCTGAGAATCTCAG GGACAAGTTAGAAGCATATTCATTGGAATTGAAAAAGTTAGCCCTGTCGATCTTAGGTCACATGGCGAGAGCTTTGAAGATGAACGCCGAGGAGATGAGAGAACTGTTTGGCGACGGTGTTCAAGCCATGAGGATGAATTACTATCCTCCATGTCCGGAGCCAGACATGGCCATTGGTTTCACTCCTCACTCCGATGCTGTTGCGCTGACAATCCTTTTACAGCTCAACGAAACAGAAGGCTTGCAAATCAGGAAGGAAGGAAGATGGGTACCTGTAAAACCGCTTCATAATGCTTTTGTTGTCAACGTTGGTGACATTATGGAG ATTGTGAGCAATGGCATCTATCGGAGCATTGAGCATCGGGCAACTGTGAATTCCACTAAAGAGAGGCTCTCTATAGCCACATTTTACAGTTGCAGGCTAGATACTGTCTTGGGACCAGCACCTAGCCTTGTTAGCAGCGATAACCCTGCCATTTTCCGGCAAGTCCCTATGGAGGCATACTTCAAGGAATTTTTCAATCGGAAATTAAACGGAAAGTCATACCTGGACTTCATGAGAACTGCCGGTGCATTGTAG
- the LOC115739401 gene encoding protein SRG1-like isoform X1 encodes MEKDESPESTASVAVNLGRSIIVPSVQELAREPIVNLPPRYVRCSDQDPPLVSGDASESVPVVDVQRLARGDPLELEKLHSACKDWGFFQVLNHGVSVPLLEEFKQEIESFFDLPYEEKQKLWQQPENHEGFGQLFVVSEEQKLDWSDMFYITTLPLGLRKANLFEKLPENLRDKLEAYSLELKKLALSILGHMARALKMNAEEMRELFGDGVQAMRMNYYPPCPEPDMAIGFTPHSDAVALTILLQLNETEGLQIRKEGRWVPVKPLHNAFVVNVGDIMEIVSNGIYRSIEHRATVNSTKERLSIATFYSCRLDTVLGPAPSLVSSDNPAIFRQVPMEAYFKEFFNRKLNGKSYLDFMRTAGAL; translated from the exons ATGGAGAAAGACGAGTCACCAGAATCAACGGCTTCGGTTGCGGTCAACTTGGGGAGGTCAATCATAGTACCCAGCGTGCAGGAGCTGGCGAGGGAGCCCATCGTCAACCTCCCGCCTCGGTACGTGCGCTGCTCCGATCAGGACCCTCCGCTCGTCTCCGGCGATGCTTCCGAGTCCGTCCCCGTCGTCGATGTTCAACGCTTGGCTCGCGGAGATCCGCTGGAGCTGGAGAAATTGCACTCCGCTTGCAAAGACTGGGGATTTTTCCAG GTCTTAAATCATGGAGTTAGCGTGCCGTTGCTGGAGGAATTCAAACAGGAAATTGAGAGTTTCTTTGACCTTCCTTatgaagaaaagcaaaagctGTGGCAACAACCGGAGAACCACGAAGGGTTCGGGCAGCTCTTTGTGGTGTCGGAGGAGCAGAAGCTAGACTGGTCGGACATGTTCTACATAACCACCCTGCCTCTCGGTCTGCGGAAGGCTAATCTATTCGAGAAGCTTCCTGAGAATCTCAG GGACAAGTTAGAAGCATATTCATTGGAATTGAAAAAGTTAGCCCTGTCGATCTTAGGTCACATGGCGAGAGCTTTGAAGATGAACGCCGAGGAGATGAGAGAACTGTTTGGCGACGGTGTTCAAGCCATGAGGATGAATTACTATCCTCCATGTCCGGAGCCAGACATGGCCATTGGTTTCACTCCTCACTCCGATGCTGTTGCGCTGACAATCCTTTTACAGCTCAACGAAACAGAAGGCTTGCAAATCAGGAAGGAAGGAAGATGGGTACCTGTAAAACCGCTTCATAATGCTTTTGTTGTCAACGTTGGTGACATTATGGAG ATTGTGAGCAATGGCATCTATCGGAGCATTGAGCATCGGGCAACTGTGAATTCCACTAAAGAGAGGCTCTCTATAGCCACATTTTACAGTTGCAGGCTAGATACTGTCTTGGGACCAGCACCTAGCCTTGTTAGCAGCGATAACCCTGCCATTTTCCGGCAAGTCCCTATGGAGGCATACTTCAAGGAATTTTTCAATCGGAAATTAAACGGAAAGTCATACCTGGACTTCATGAGAACTGCCGGTGCATTGTAG